One stretch of Caballeronia sp. Lep1P3 DNA includes these proteins:
- a CDS encoding LysR substrate-binding domain-containing protein — MLLNSSPWYIRNRLKTRQLMLVVALAEEGNIHRASAVLHMTQPAASKLLRELEETLGVTLFEREPRGMRPTLYGEAIVRHARAVLGTLDQAQEELVALRSGRLGHVALGAITSPGVRLLPAAVAAVKRMHADIRISVEIDTSNVLLERLAQEKLDVVIGRLSVEHDKLRLRYEPLTGEPVRALVRSGHPLLQGAALTLADVQSYAWLVPPAGSVLRHRFELMFQRASLAPPSNVVETAAILFITRLLEQSDMIAVLAEDVALYYARHGIAAMLPLPMDCQMDDFGIVTRADRLFTPATSVMVDALRATALDVYRSEPR; from the coding sequence ATGTTGCTGAACTCGAGCCCCTGGTATATCCGCAACCGGCTGAAGACGCGCCAGTTGATGCTCGTCGTCGCGCTCGCGGAAGAAGGCAACATTCATCGCGCGTCGGCCGTGCTTCACATGACGCAGCCCGCTGCATCGAAGCTCTTGCGCGAACTCGAAGAGACGCTCGGCGTAACGCTCTTCGAGCGCGAGCCGCGCGGCATGCGCCCCACGTTGTACGGCGAGGCCATCGTGCGTCATGCGCGCGCGGTGCTCGGCACGCTCGATCAGGCGCAGGAAGAACTCGTCGCGCTGAGGTCGGGCCGGCTCGGGCATGTGGCGCTCGGCGCGATCACGTCGCCGGGCGTGCGGCTCTTGCCTGCCGCCGTCGCGGCGGTCAAGCGCATGCACGCGGATATCCGCATCTCCGTCGAAATCGATACGAGCAACGTGCTGCTCGAACGCCTCGCGCAAGAAAAGCTCGATGTGGTCATCGGCAGGCTGTCGGTGGAACACGACAAGCTGCGTCTCCGTTACGAACCGCTGACGGGCGAGCCGGTGCGCGCGCTCGTGCGCTCGGGGCATCCGTTGCTGCAAGGCGCGGCGCTCACGCTCGCGGACGTGCAGTCCTATGCGTGGCTCGTGCCGCCCGCGGGAAGCGTGCTGCGGCATCGCTTCGAACTCATGTTTCAGCGCGCGAGCCTCGCGCCGCCGTCGAACGTCGTGGAGACCGCGGCGATTCTTTTCATCACGCGGCTTCTGGAACAGAGCGACATGATCGCGGTGCTGGCCGAGGACGTCGCGCTCTACTATGCGCGGCATGGCATCGCCGCGATGCTGCCCTTGCCGATGGATTGCCAGATGGACGACTTCGGCATCGTCACGCGCGCGGATCGGCTCTTCACGCCCGCCACGAGCGTCATGGTCGATGCGTTGCGCGCAACGGCGCTCGATGTCTATCGAAGCGAGCCGCGCTAG
- a CDS encoding DUF1656 domain-containing protein, with product MIGEIDILGVFVPAVLVLMFIAYLLNLAIRSVLARVGFYRFVWHRSVFDLGIYIVVLGLVVVVSHRLIT from the coding sequence ATGATCGGCGAAATCGACATTCTCGGCGTCTTCGTGCCGGCCGTGCTCGTGCTCATGTTCATCGCCTATCTGCTGAATCTGGCGATCCGCAGCGTGCTTGCGCGCGTGGGCTTTTACCGCTTCGTGTGGCACCGCTCCGTTTTCGATCTCGGCATCTACATTGTGGTGCTGGGGCTTGTCGTCGTTGTTTCGCATCGGCTCATAACGTGA
- a CDS encoding efflux transporter outer membrane subunit, which translates to MKTQRLRLTLLASMLALGGCMTVGPDYKLPEGAVANAPFANAPIDGVDEAPVARGTAPSKWWRLYDDPALDALVSEALISNADIRVAAANLARSRAEVEFANRQGGFSSRSSVAFQRAQESAEQYLLTEKLPVVNEGALELSVSYEFDLFGKLKRGIEAAQADDEAVEAAADLARITVVADVVRAYVESCSATEELNIARKSLALQRQRVSLTQRLREAGRGNQSEVTRGQTQSETLAADIPRFVARRRVAQYRLAMLLARAPSALPPAALSCSKVPTLRQPIPVGDGAALLKRRPDVRQAERQLAASTARIGVATAALYPSVSFGASVGSVGVAEDLFGATTNRWAFGPLINWSFPINGQRARVRQAEAASGGALAHFDGVVLNALRETESNLATYASDSTRAGTLQTAYRSAAQSADETHRLYSAGRESFLADLDATRTLTSVAAQVAAAQGQVAIDQVNLFLALGGGWERDDAQDATNATNATNPSGK; encoded by the coding sequence ATGAAGACGCAACGCCTTCGCCTGACTCTGCTTGCGTCGATGCTCGCGCTCGGCGGCTGCATGACCGTCGGGCCGGACTACAAGCTGCCGGAAGGCGCCGTGGCCAACGCGCCGTTCGCGAACGCGCCCATCGACGGCGTGGACGAAGCGCCCGTCGCGCGCGGCACGGCGCCGTCGAAATGGTGGCGTCTCTACGACGATCCCGCGCTCGACGCACTCGTGAGCGAAGCGCTGATTTCGAACGCGGACATTCGCGTGGCCGCGGCCAATCTCGCCCGCTCGCGCGCCGAAGTCGAGTTTGCGAACCGGCAAGGCGGCTTCTCCAGCCGAAGCTCGGTTGCGTTCCAGCGCGCGCAGGAATCGGCGGAGCAGTATCTATTGACGGAGAAACTGCCGGTGGTGAACGAAGGCGCGCTCGAACTGAGCGTGTCGTATGAATTCGATCTCTTCGGCAAGCTCAAGCGCGGCATCGAAGCCGCGCAAGCGGACGACGAAGCGGTCGAAGCCGCCGCCGATCTCGCGCGCATCACGGTCGTGGCGGATGTCGTGCGCGCGTATGTCGAATCCTGTTCGGCGACGGAAGAGCTGAATATCGCGCGCAAGTCGCTCGCGCTTCAGCGGCAACGCGTGAGCCTCACGCAGCGTCTGCGCGAAGCGGGCCGCGGCAACCAGTCCGAAGTCACGCGCGGGCAGACGCAATCCGAAACGCTCGCCGCCGATATTCCGCGCTTCGTCGCGCGCCGCCGCGTGGCGCAGTATCGGCTCGCGATGCTGCTCGCGCGCGCGCCGTCCGCGCTGCCGCCCGCCGCGCTTTCGTGCAGCAAGGTGCCGACGCTGCGCCAGCCGATTCCCGTCGGCGACGGCGCGGCGCTGCTCAAGCGCCGTCCCGATGTGCGTCAGGCCGAGCGGCAACTCGCGGCATCGACCGCGCGCATCGGCGTGGCGACGGCGGCGCTGTATCCGTCGGTGAGCTTCGGGGCGTCGGTGGGATCGGTGGGCGTCGCCGAGGATCTCTTCGGCGCGACGACGAACCGCTGGGCGTTCGGGCCGCTCATCAACTGGAGCTTTCCGATCAACGGCCAGCGCGCGCGCGTGCGGCAGGCGGAAGCGGCATCGGGCGGCGCGCTCGCTCACTTCGACGGCGTGGTGCTCAACGCGTTGCGCGAAACGGAGAGCAATCTCGCGACCTACGCGTCGGACAGCACGCGCGCCGGCACGCTGCAGACGGCGTACCGGTCGGCGGCGCAATCGGCGGACGAAACGCATCGGCTCTATTCGGCCGGGCGCGAATCCTTCTTGGCCGATCTCGACGCCACGCGCACGCTCACGAGCGTCGCCGCGCAAGTGGCGGCGGCGCAGGGACAAGTCGCGATCGATCAGGTAAATCTGTTCCTCGCGCTCGGCGGCGGCTGGGAACGCGACGACGCGCAAGACGCAACGAACGCGACCAACGCGACCAACCCAAGCGGCAAGTAA
- a CDS encoding IlvD/Edd family dehydratase, producing the protein MSASKPKLRSQQWFGTADKNGFMYRSWMKNQGIPDHEFDGRPVIGICNTWSELTPCNAHFRKIAEHVKRGVYEAGGFPVEFPVFSNGESNLRPTAMLTRNLAAMDVEEAIRGNPIDAVVLLTGCDKTTPALLMGAASCDVPAIVVTGGPMLNGKLNGKDIGSGTAVWQLHESLKAGEIDLHQFLSAEGGMSRSAGTCNTMGTASTMACMAEALGTSLPHNAAIPAVDARRYVLAHMSGIRIVEMALEGLTLSKILTREAFENAIRTNAAIGGSTNAVIHLKAIAGRIGVPLELEDWTRIGRDTPTIVDLMPSGRFLMEEFYYAGGLPAVLRRLGEAKLLPHPDALTVNGKTLWENVKSAPNTNDEVIRELSNPLIADGGIRVLRGNLAPRGAVLKPSAASPELLKHRGRAVVFENLEHYKERIVDESLDVDKDCVLVMKNCGPKGYPGMAEVGNMGLPPKLLRQGVKDMVRISDARMSGTAYGTVVLHVAPEAAAGGPLAAVRDGDFIELDCDAGTLHLDISDEELARRMSEHAAPRVHGDGGYQRLYVDHVLQADEGCDLDFLVGMRGAAVPRHSH; encoded by the coding sequence ATGTCGGCATCGAAGCCCAAACTGCGCTCTCAACAATGGTTCGGCACCGCCGACAAGAACGGCTTCATGTATCGAAGCTGGATGAAGAATCAGGGCATCCCCGATCACGAATTCGATGGCAGGCCCGTCATCGGCATCTGCAATACGTGGTCGGAACTCACGCCATGCAACGCGCACTTTCGCAAGATCGCGGAGCACGTCAAGCGCGGCGTGTATGAAGCGGGCGGCTTTCCCGTTGAGTTCCCCGTGTTTTCCAATGGCGAATCGAACTTGCGTCCCACCGCGATGCTTACGCGCAATCTCGCGGCGATGGACGTGGAAGAAGCCATTCGCGGCAATCCCATCGATGCGGTCGTGCTGCTCACCGGCTGCGACAAGACGACGCCCGCGCTCCTGATGGGCGCGGCGAGCTGCGACGTGCCGGCCATCGTCGTGACGGGCGGGCCGATGCTCAACGGCAAGCTCAACGGCAAGGACATCGGTTCGGGAACGGCTGTGTGGCAATTGCACGAGTCGTTGAAGGCGGGCGAGATCGACTTGCATCAGTTCCTGTCGGCGGAAGGCGGCATGTCGCGCTCGGCGGGCACATGCAACACGATGGGCACGGCATCGACGATGGCGTGCATGGCCGAAGCGCTCGGCACGTCGCTGCCGCATAACGCGGCGATTCCGGCGGTGGACGCGCGCCGCTACGTGCTCGCGCACATGTCGGGCATCCGCATCGTGGAGATGGCGCTCGAAGGGCTGACGCTCTCGAAGATCCTCACGCGCGAAGCGTTCGAAAACGCGATCCGCACGAACGCGGCCATCGGCGGTTCGACCAACGCGGTCATTCACCTGAAGGCGATTGCCGGGCGTATCGGCGTGCCGCTCGAACTGGAAGACTGGACGCGCATCGGGCGCGATACGCCGACCATCGTCGATCTGATGCCGTCGGGCCGCTTCCTGATGGAAGAGTTTTATTACGCGGGCGGTTTGCCGGCCGTGCTGAGACGCCTGGGAGAAGCGAAGCTCCTGCCGCATCCGGATGCATTGACGGTGAACGGCAAGACGCTCTGGGAGAACGTGAAAAGCGCCCCCAATACGAATGATGAAGTCATTCGCGAACTCAGCAATCCGCTCATCGCGGACGGCGGCATTCGCGTGCTGCGCGGCAATCTCGCGCCCCGCGGCGCGGTGCTCAAGCCCTCGGCGGCGAGTCCCGAGTTGTTGAAGCATCGTGGGCGCGCGGTCGTGTTTGAGAACCTCGAACACTACAAGGAGCGCATCGTCGACGAATCGCTCGATGTCGACAAGGACTGCGTGCTCGTCATGAAGAACTGCGGTCCGAAGGGCTATCCCGGCATGGCGGAAGTCGGCAACATGGGCCTGCCGCCCAAGCTCTTGCGGCAAGGCGTGAAGGACATGGTGCGTATCTCCGATGCACGCATGAGCGGCACCGCGTATGGAACGGTGGTGCTGCACGTCGCGCCCGAAGCGGCGGCGGGCGGGCCGCTCGCGGCCGTGCGCGACGGCGACTTCATCGAACTCGACTGCGATGCGGGCACGCTGCACCTCGACATCAGCGACGAGGAACTCGCGCGCCGCATGAGCGAGCACGCTGCGCCGCGCGTGCATGGCGATGGCGGTTATCAGCGGCTCTACGTCGATCACGTCCTGCAGGCGGACGAGGGCTGCGACCTCGACTTCCTCGTCGGCATGCGCGGTGCGGCCGTGCCGCGTCATTCGCACTGA
- the ampC gene encoding class C beta-lactamase, which produces MKLITLLIAAVISACPLSLFSQTKLARDDIARIVDRSIEPLMAREGIAGMAVGVIVGGEPYVFDYGVASKESGKPVTRDTLFELGSVSKTFTATLSAYAQEEGRLSLADSVSRHLPELRGTAFGDDVTLLELGTHTPGGLPLQVPDDIHDNAQLMQYFKTWQPRYAPGTHRTYANPGIGMLGVIAAKSMGRGFDGLMQERLFPALGLTNSYVQVPAARTKDYAQGYTKDGAPIRMKPGVLSSEAYGVRATAADMTRFVQINMNEGAHVDATLQRAVIATHTGYFATGPMTQDLIWEQYAWPAPLQSLLDGNAPPMILDANPVTRMNPPQAPRDDVWINKTGSTNGFGAYVAFVPAKHAGIVMLANKNYPNAERVKAAFAILTALTREPRR; this is translated from the coding sequence ATGAAGCTCATCACGCTGCTCATTGCGGCGGTTATCTCTGCCTGTCCGCTATCCCTCTTCAGTCAGACGAAGCTCGCTCGCGACGACATCGCGCGAATCGTCGATCGAAGCATCGAGCCGCTGATGGCGCGCGAAGGCATTGCGGGCATGGCGGTCGGCGTTATCGTCGGGGGCGAGCCGTATGTCTTCGACTATGGCGTGGCGTCGAAGGAAAGCGGCAAGCCCGTCACGCGCGACACGCTTTTCGAACTCGGCTCGGTCAGCAAGACGTTCACGGCGACGCTTTCAGCGTATGCGCAAGAAGAGGGGCGTCTTTCGCTCGCCGATTCCGTGAGCCGGCATCTTCCCGAATTGCGCGGCACCGCGTTCGGCGACGACGTGACGCTTCTCGAACTCGGCACGCACACGCCGGGCGGATTGCCGCTGCAAGTTCCCGACGACATTCACGACAACGCGCAACTGATGCAGTACTTCAAGACATGGCAGCCGCGTTATGCGCCCGGCACGCATCGCACGTATGCGAATCCCGGCATCGGCATGCTCGGCGTCATCGCCGCGAAAAGCATGGGACGCGGCTTCGACGGGCTCATGCAGGAGCGCCTGTTTCCCGCGCTGGGTCTAACGAACAGTTATGTCCAGGTGCCGGCCGCGCGCACGAAAGACTATGCGCAAGGCTATACGAAGGACGGCGCGCCGATCCGGATGAAGCCGGGCGTGCTGTCGTCCGAGGCGTATGGCGTGAGAGCCACGGCAGCGGACATGACGCGCTTCGTGCAGATCAACATGAACGAGGGCGCGCATGTGGACGCCACGCTGCAACGCGCGGTCATCGCCACGCATACGGGTTACTTCGCGACGGGACCGATGACGCAGGACCTCATCTGGGAGCAATACGCGTGGCCCGCGCCGTTGCAGTCATTGCTCGACGGCAACGCGCCGCCGATGATCCTCGACGCGAATCCCGTCACGCGCATGAATCCGCCGCAAGCGCCGCGCGATGACGTGTGGATCAACAAGACAGGATCGACGAACGGCTTCGGCGCGTATGTGGCTTTCGTCCCGGCGAAGCATGCGGGCATCGTGATGCTCGCCAACAAGAACTACCCGAATGCGGAGCGCGTGAAGGCCGCGTTCGCGATCCTGACGGCGCTTACGCGAGAGCCACGCCGCTAG
- a CDS encoding MarR family winged helix-turn-helix transcriptional regulator: MTSIDLLRRSVSSTLVLAARRWRRTTHGVLASYGVSEACAMPLLTANRLGEAVRQVTLAEHVGIEGPSLVRLLDQLCAAGLVRRDEDPEDKRAKTITLTDEGRAVTTHMEERLMSLRASVLKDVSRQDLETTLRVLNVFNASLDASPPNARNRGRAQTP, encoded by the coding sequence ATGACTTCCATCGATCTCCTGCGCCGCTCGGTCAGCAGCACGCTCGTGCTGGCAGCGCGCCGCTGGCGCCGCACGACCCACGGCGTGCTCGCGTCCTATGGCGTATCCGAGGCATGCGCCATGCCGCTGCTCACGGCGAACCGGCTCGGCGAGGCGGTGCGGCAAGTCACGCTCGCGGAGCATGTCGGCATCGAAGGGCCGTCGCTCGTCCGATTGCTCGATCAGTTGTGCGCGGCAGGACTCGTTCGCCGCGACGAAGATCCCGAGGACAAGCGCGCCAAAACCATCACGCTGACGGACGAGGGCCGCGCCGTCACCACGCACATGGAAGAGCGGCTCATGTCGCTGCGCGCGTCCGTGCTCAAGGACGTGAGCCGCCAGGATCTCGAAACCACGCTGCGCGTGCTGAACGTGTTCAATGCGTCGCTCGATGCGTCGCCGCCGAACGCCAGGAACAGGGGCCGGGCACAGACGCCATGA
- a CDS encoding FUSC family protein, translating to MSFPSAREWLFSGKTFAAAMIALYLALALELPRPYWAMATVYIVSNPFVGATRSKALYRALGTAIGAAGAVVIVPPFVESPFLFSVIVALWTGTLLFLSMFDRTARSYVFLLAGYTLPLIALPAVTNPTVVFDLAISRTEEILLGIVVASIVGSVVLPSRLAPTLVERTDAWFRDAAFYASEALSGRLAGASISAARQRLAATVNGLEMLVSQLTYDHARPDIVRRARALQGRMQIFLPLISSLADPLVELIEKRGTHPEGLEALLADVAKWVALPAPQAHDARESEREPDAFRARIAAMRPSAQALASEDGALLSSALWRLSQVIDVWQDIRALRAALLHDEHDWRPHFRHWRLGGTERFFDRGMMLFSTGVAVSAIIVACALWIESGWADGAGAVALAAVACCFFASLDEPAPQVFKFFLATCMSVVLAGLYVFAVLPHVHDFPMLVIIFAGPFLVIGTLIPQPRFTLVTMLVAVNTATFISIQSAYEADFFVFLNSNLAGVAGLLFAFVWTRVTRPFGAEMAVARLTRSAWRDIVSCSSTATLEDQRNLYSRMLDRLMQLLPRHAATDSHRHPSIESFRDFRVALNSLDLRRARRKLAADVQTSIDDVLAGVGGYFQQCIDRRERQPVPSALVHSIDRAVAQVAAHTIAEAQRHPQATLPGERLLRDTLHALIGVRLSLHPPAKEAQEPDARGGDAPRKEPA from the coding sequence ATGAGTTTCCCGTCCGCACGCGAGTGGCTTTTTTCCGGCAAGACCTTCGCCGCCGCGATGATCGCGCTCTACCTCGCGCTCGCGCTCGAACTGCCGCGTCCGTATTGGGCGATGGCCACGGTCTACATCGTCTCCAATCCGTTCGTCGGCGCGACGCGTTCGAAGGCGCTGTATCGCGCGCTCGGGACCGCGATCGGCGCGGCGGGCGCGGTCGTCATCGTGCCGCCCTTCGTCGAGTCGCCGTTTCTCTTCAGTGTGATCGTCGCGTTATGGACGGGCACGCTGCTCTTCCTCTCGATGTTCGACCGCACCGCGCGCAGCTACGTCTTTCTGCTCGCGGGCTATACGCTGCCGCTCATCGCGCTGCCCGCCGTGACCAATCCCACGGTCGTCTTCGATCTCGCTATTTCGCGCACCGAGGAAATTCTGCTCGGCATCGTGGTCGCGAGCATCGTCGGATCAGTGGTGCTGCCGAGCCGTCTCGCGCCCACGCTCGTCGAGCGCACGGACGCGTGGTTTCGCGACGCCGCGTTCTACGCGAGCGAAGCGCTCTCCGGACGGCTCGCGGGCGCGTCGATTTCGGCGGCGCGCCAGCGTCTCGCGGCCACGGTCAACGGCCTCGAAATGCTCGTGAGCCAGCTCACTTACGATCACGCGCGCCCCGACATCGTGCGCCGCGCGCGCGCGTTGCAGGGCCGCATGCAGATTTTCCTGCCGCTGATTTCGTCGCTCGCCGATCCGCTCGTCGAGCTGATCGAGAAGCGCGGCACGCATCCCGAAGGACTCGAAGCGCTGCTCGCGGATGTCGCGAAGTGGGTCGCGCTGCCCGCGCCGCAAGCGCACGACGCGCGCGAGTCCGAACGCGAGCCTGACGCGTTTCGCGCGCGCATCGCGGCGATGCGGCCCTCGGCGCAGGCGCTCGCGAGCGAAGACGGCGCGCTGCTGTCGAGCGCGCTATGGCGTCTGTCGCAAGTCATCGACGTCTGGCAGGACATTCGCGCGCTGCGCGCCGCGCTTCTGCACGACGAACACGACTGGCGCCCGCACTTTCGCCACTGGCGGCTCGGCGGCACCGAGCGTTTCTTCGACCGCGGCATGATGCTCTTTTCGACGGGCGTCGCGGTGAGCGCGATCATCGTCGCGTGCGCGTTGTGGATCGAATCCGGCTGGGCCGATGGCGCCGGCGCGGTGGCGCTCGCCGCCGTCGCGTGCTGCTTTTTCGCCTCGCTCGACGAACCCGCGCCGCAAGTGTTCAAGTTCTTCCTCGCGACGTGCATGAGCGTCGTGCTGGCGGGTCTCTACGTGTTCGCCGTGCTGCCGCACGTCCATGACTTTCCGATGCTCGTCATCATCTTCGCGGGGCCGTTTCTCGTCATCGGCACGCTGATTCCGCAGCCGCGCTTCACGCTCGTCACGATGCTCGTCGCGGTGAACACGGCCACGTTCATCAGCATTCAGAGCGCCTACGAAGCGGACTTCTTCGTGTTTCTCAACAGCAATCTCGCGGGCGTGGCGGGCCTGCTCTTCGCGTTCGTGTGGACGCGCGTCACGCGCCCGTTCGGTGCGGAGATGGCCGTGGCGCGTCTCACGCGCTCGGCGTGGCGCGATATCGTTTCGTGTTCGTCCACGGCCACGCTCGAAGATCAGCGCAATCTGTACTCGCGCATGCTCGACCGGCTGATGCAGCTCCTGCCGCGGCACGCGGCGACGGATTCGCACCGGCATCCTTCCATCGAAAGTTTCCGCGATTTTCGCGTCGCGCTGAATTCGCTCGATCTGCGGCGCGCGCGCCGCAAGCTCGCCGCCGACGTCCAGACATCCATCGACGACGTGCTCGCGGGCGTCGGCGGCTATTTCCAGCAATGCATCGACCGGCGCGAGCGTCAGCCCGTGCCTTCCGCGCTCGTGCACAGCATCGACCGCGCGGTCGCGCAAGTCGCCGCGCATACGATCGCCGAAGCGCAAAGGCATCCGCAGGCGACGCTGCCGGGGGAACGGTTGTTGCGCGACACGCTGCACGCGCTCATCGGCGTGCGCCTCTCGCTGCATCCGCCCGCGAAAGAGGCGCAAGAACCCGATGCGCGCGGCGGCGACGCGCCACGGAAAGAACCCGCGTGA
- a CDS encoding HlyD family secretion protein, whose product MKKTWFSIGQILLTLIVVAIAAVVLWKLIDYYMFAPWTRDGHVRADVIQVAPDVSGLITDVRVADNQQVKRGDVLFIIDQARYTLALRNAQAAAQQRRATLDQARREDARNRSLGNLVAREVVEETHSRVEQATAALADAEVAIDTARLNLQRTEIVSPVDGYLNDRAPRVGEFVPAGRAVLSVVDMNSFRVDGYFEETKLHGIDIGQSVDIKVMGEPNLLRGHVQSIVAAIEDRDRQQSASLLPNVNPAFSWVRLAQRIPVRVALDEIPADFRMIAGRTATVSVRGTGPTIGRRNASGGVPASATAPASAVPAHVAPASGASQ is encoded by the coding sequence GTGAAAAAAACCTGGTTCTCCATCGGGCAGATTCTGCTTACGCTCATCGTCGTCGCGATTGCAGCCGTCGTGCTGTGGAAGCTGATCGATTACTACATGTTCGCGCCGTGGACGCGCGACGGCCACGTCCGCGCCGATGTCATTCAGGTCGCGCCCGATGTCTCCGGGCTCATCACCGACGTGCGCGTGGCGGACAACCAGCAGGTGAAGCGCGGCGACGTGCTGTTCATCATCGATCAGGCGCGCTACACGCTCGCGCTGCGCAACGCGCAAGCCGCCGCGCAGCAGCGCCGCGCGACGCTCGATCAGGCGCGCCGCGAAGACGCGCGCAATCGCTCGCTCGGCAATTTGGTCGCGCGCGAAGTGGTCGAGGAAACGCATTCGCGCGTCGAACAGGCGACGGCCGCGCTCGCCGATGCGGAAGTCGCCATCGACACCGCGCGGCTCAATCTGCAGCGCACGGAAATCGTGAGTCCGGTCGACGGCTATCTGAACGATCGCGCGCCGCGCGTCGGCGAATTCGTGCCGGCGGGACGCGCGGTGTTGTCGGTGGTGGACATGAACTCGTTTCGCGTCGACGGCTACTTCGAGGAGACGAAGCTGCATGGCATCGACATCGGCCAGAGCGTCGATATCAAGGTGATGGGCGAGCCGAATCTGTTGCGCGGGCATGTTCAGAGCATCGTCGCGGCCATCGAGGACCGCGACCGCCAGCAGAGCGCGAGCCTCCTGCCGAACGTGAATCCCGCGTTCAGCTGGGTGCGTCTCGCGCAGCGCATTCCGGTGCGCGTCGCGCTCGACGAGATTCCCGCCGATTTCCGCATGATCGCGGGCCGCACCGCGACGGTGTCCGTGCGCGGCACAGGGCCGACGATCGGACGACGCAACGCATCGGGCGGCGTGCCCGCATCGGCGACCGCGCCGGCATCGGCGGTTCCCGCGCACGTCGCGCCGGCTTCGGGCGCATCGCAATGA
- a CDS encoding Gfo/Idh/MocA family protein: MTSAYTLAVVGIGKIARDQHLPAIAAQPGFELVACASRNASVDGVRNYPDIDALLAVETSLDAVSLCAPPQVRFAQARAALEAGKHVMLEKPPGASVSEVEALHDIARSHGVTLYASWHSRAASAVEPARAWLASAEAGAVRSVEVRWKEDVRRWHPGQQWIWEPGGLGVFDPGINALSIVTRILPREIALRAATLTIPRDTSTPIAAELDCVDTNGAPVRAMFDWRHGPVEEWDIDVDTDAGRLSIREGGKRLSIAGETVTLGAEREYPTLYERFHELIARREGDVDVRPLRLVADAFLLGRHVETEPFGH, encoded by the coding sequence ATGACATCGGCTTACACGCTCGCCGTCGTCGGTATCGGCAAGATCGCGCGCGATCAGCATCTGCCCGCGATAGCCGCGCAACCGGGCTTCGAACTCGTCGCGTGCGCGAGCCGCAACGCGAGCGTGGACGGCGTGCGCAACTATCCCGACATCGACGCGCTGCTCGCAGTTGAAACGTCGCTCGATGCCGTATCGCTTTGCGCGCCGCCTCAAGTGCGCTTCGCGCAGGCGCGCGCCGCGCTCGAGGCGGGCAAGCACGTCATGCTCGAAAAGCCGCCCGGCGCGAGCGTGAGCGAGGTCGAAGCGCTTCACGACATCGCGCGTTCGCATGGCGTCACGCTCTATGCAAGCTGGCATTCGCGCGCGGCAAGCGCTGTCGAGCCGGCGCGCGCGTGGCTTGCATCGGCGGAAGCGGGCGCGGTGCGTTCGGTGGAAGTGCGCTGGAAGGAAGACGTGCGGCGCTGGCATCCGGGCCAGCAATGGATCTGGGAGCCGGGCGGACTCGGCGTGTTCGATCCGGGCATCAATGCGCTTTCCATCGTCACGCGCATTCTGCCGCGCGAGATCGCGTTGCGCGCGGCCACGCTCACCATTCCACGCGATACATCGACGCCGATTGCCGCCGAACTCGATTGCGTCGATACGAACGGCGCGCCGGTGCGTGCAATGTTCGACTGGCGTCACGGTCCCGTCGAGGAATGGGATATCGATGTTGACACGGATGCGGGACGCCTCTCGATCCGCGAAGGCGGCAAGCGTTTGTCCATCGCCGGCGAGACGGTGACGCTTGGCGCGGAGCGCGAATATCCCACCTTATACGAGCGCTTTCACGAACTCATTGCACGACGCGAAGGCGATGTGGACGTGCGTCCGCTTCGCCTCGTCGCGGATGCCTTTTTGTTGGGACGACACGTAGAAACCGAGCCCTTCGGCCACTAG